A stretch of Clostridium formicaceticum DNA encodes these proteins:
- a CDS encoding alpha/beta-type small acid-soluble spore protein codes for MNTREPLDPNALKALNQMREEMAKELNTRVQIGGKIGGNMTKRLIEMAEKDLINKK; via the coding sequence TTGAATACAAGAGAACCATTAGATCCTAATGCGTTAAAAGCATTAAATCAGATGAGAGAAGAAATGGCAAAGGAATTAAACACCAGAGTTCAAATTGGTGGTAAAATCGGTGGTAATATGACAAAAAGGCTAATTGAAATGGCAGAAAAAGATCTAATTAATAAAAAGTAG
- the yunB gene encoding sporulation protein YunB — protein sequence MKPKEIYNFVIVANTMMMNKVASDVALTIQEHLKQIQTAADRIPLGNAIGSQLLAQYGPKIKLVVTPLGMVDVNFGTEFEQSGINQTRHRIFLIVNTKVRVIIPFSSNTIEVTTYMPVAETIIVGRVPMNYINVPKDQFLNITPLYGE from the coding sequence GTGAAGCCTAAAGAAATATATAATTTTGTAATCGTAGCTAATACAATGATGATGAATAAGGTAGCTTCAGATGTAGCATTGACAATACAGGAACATTTAAAACAAATCCAAACAGCTGCTGATCGTATTCCTTTAGGAAACGCTATTGGAAGTCAGTTGCTGGCGCAGTACGGACCAAAAATTAAATTGGTGGTTACTCCCCTTGGTATGGTGGATGTAAATTTCGGTACAGAGTTTGAACAGTCTGGTATCAATCAAACGCGGCACCGTATATTTTTAATTGTAAATACAAAAGTAAGAGTAATCATACCCTTTAGTTCTAACACAATCGAAGTAACTACATATATGCCAGTAGCTGAAACGATTATTGTTGGAAGGGTACCTATGAATTATATCAATGTACCAAAAGACCAATTTTTAAATATAACACCATTGTATGGAGAATAG
- a CDS encoding terminase gpA endonuclease subunit, with amino-acid sequence MNDVLTSFGSKILAMASKPAPALIARDDIGIIQELIKKECFEVLDELSSYDPAAFYGEDYIDVCDDMDIEVQGNRGDKKEFKDSKIKGTEALKTFINTYLGENWEDLEGEVNDEEALIKRRERYGCPVPESVLMLTAGITGVEQGYGLLQTINGHGVRTANEGECIIGVTSATAGVILGDTLFSWQGRWLKDEWGAYIYETVIDEDTGEKIEVPKENPDWNPEIEQQSRLERPDEWTIVGLVV; translated from the coding sequence ATGAATGATGTGCTAACTTCTTTTGGAAGTAAAATTTTAGCTATGGCTTCAAAGCCGGCTCCAGCACTGATCGCTAGAGACGATATAGGGATAATTCAAGAGCTTATTAAAAAAGAATGTTTTGAAGTGTTGGATGAGCTGTCTAGTTATGATCCAGCAGCTTTTTACGGTGAAGATTATATTGATGTATGTGATGATATGGATATAGAAGTACAGGGTAATAGAGGTGATAAAAAAGAATTTAAAGATTCTAAAATAAAAGGTACAGAAGCGTTAAAGACTTTTATCAACACTTATCTAGGAGAGAACTGGGAAGACCTAGAAGGAGAAGTGAATGATGAGGAAGCTTTAATCAAGCGTAGAGAAAGATATGGATGCCCAGTTCCAGAAAGTGTATTAATGCTTACAGCTGGCATAACAGGTGTAGAACAGGGTTATGGTTTATTACAAACTATAAATGGTCATGGTGTCAGGACTGCAAATGAAGGAGAGTGTATTATAGGTGTTACAAGTGCAACAGCAGGAGTAATACTTGGAGACACGCTTTTTTCATGGCAAGGTAGATGGCTAAAAGACGAATGGGGTGCTTACATCTATGAAACTGTTATTGATGAGGATACAGGAGAAAAAATAGAAGTGCCTAAAGAAAATCCTGATTGGAATCCCGAAATAGAGCAACAATCAAGATTAGAAAGACCTGATGAATGGACGATTGTAGGGTTAGTAGTATAG
- a CDS encoding DUF2512 family protein, whose translation MIGLLIKLVVCPVVVVLADIILPGINYTNLYQPIIVGVILAVLAHMMEIAILRKGSSGISNLMDFIAASLVIYYSQLLFTGARISIYSAMLAAFLLAITEYFQHVWLINKGKTKKPEDE comes from the coding sequence TTGATAGGCTTATTAATCAAACTCGTAGTTTGTCCTGTTGTAGTAGTGTTGGCTGATATCATACTTCCTGGCATTAATTATACAAACCTATACCAGCCAATTATTGTAGGTGTTATACTTGCTGTATTAGCTCATATGATGGAAATAGCTATATTAAGAAAGGGATCATCTGGAATAAGCAACCTTATGGACTTTATTGCTGCATCGCTTGTTATCTATTATTCTCAATTGTTATTTACTGGAGCTAGAATAAGCATTTATTCAGCTATGTTAGCTGCTTTCTTGCTGGCTATTACTGAATACTTTCAGCATGTATGGCTTATTAACAAAGGAAAGACAAAAAAGCCAGAAGATGAGTAA
- a CDS encoding helix-turn-helix domain-containing protein — MRLEKWLVPSLILLSISIAFSGFFVGKSILALGKISQQVVVEQKINEDILSFSEAAVFLNISEEKLAFIVENSKLKDGKGIPYYKIDRNILFSRAALSKWIVYISENQSDY; from the coding sequence ATGCGGTTAGAAAAGTGGTTAGTTCCATCACTTATACTATTAAGTATATCAATTGCCTTTAGTGGCTTCTTTGTAGGAAAATCTATACTAGCACTTGGAAAAATCAGCCAACAAGTCGTGGTTGAGCAGAAAATTAACGAGGATATTTTGTCTTTTTCTGAGGCAGCTGTTTTTCTAAATATATCAGAAGAAAAATTAGCGTTTATAGTAGAAAATTCTAAGTTGAAGGATGGTAAAGGAATACCGTATTACAAGATAGACCGCAATATTTTGTTTAGTAGAGCAGCTTTGTCAAAATGGATTGTTTATATATCAGAAAATCAGTCTGATTATTAA
- a CDS encoding pyridoxamine 5'-phosphate oxidase family protein has product MRRSEKEVRDIAEIEEILKRADICRLGLCVDNIPYVVPMSFGYKNNCLYLHSAKEGKKIDIMKANPKVCFELEVDTELVKKDIACNWGMKFISIIGFGIVRFIEEKLDKKEALNIIMSQYSKDKTFEYRDEQIEAVTVIEIMITEMNCKKSGY; this is encoded by the coding sequence ATGAGAAGAAGTGAGAAAGAGGTAAGAGATATTGCTGAGATTGAAGAGATTTTGAAGAGGGCGGACATTTGTAGGTTAGGTTTATGTGTCGATAATATCCCATATGTGGTTCCTATGAGTTTTGGTTATAAAAATAATTGTTTGTATTTGCACTCTGCTAAAGAGGGCAAAAAGATTGATATTATGAAAGCTAATCCGAAAGTTTGCTTCGAACTGGAAGTTGATACGGAACTAGTAAAAAAAGATATAGCTTGTAATTGGGGAATGAAGTTCATTAGTATAATAGGTTTTGGAATCGTAAGATTTATTGAGGAGAAGCTAGACAAGAAAGAAGCATTGAATATAATAATGAGCCAGTATTCGAAAGATAAAACTTTTGAATACAGAGATGAGCAGATAGAGGCAGTCACTGTTATTGAGATAATGATAACAGAAATGAATTGTAAAAAATCAGGATATTAA
- a CDS encoding ATP-binding protein: protein MAKMEKRLNLIRQNSFTKEEVAEKEVKYQCSICQDREYIIDRHSVKPCRCRETKIYQRILQKSGISEAFQRKTFKNYDTNKKPLIIINAKKMAMEYVAAFQKISQQKNNSIAFFGQVGAAKTHLSIAIANELMRRNIGVLYMQYREIITHLKQCIIDEEYYQREISKYKTCSVLMIDDLFKGLLKKNKVNDTDINIMFEIINYRYLKGLPVIVSSEYAVDKLLEFDEAVGSRIIEMSRGKIVEFEGIELNHRLVI, encoded by the coding sequence ATGGCAAAAATGGAAAAACGATTGAATTTGATAAGGCAAAATTCCTTTACCAAGGAGGAAGTGGCTGAAAAAGAAGTAAAATATCAGTGTTCTATATGTCAGGATAGGGAATATATTATAGACAGGCACTCTGTAAAACCTTGCAGATGCAGAGAGACTAAAATATATCAAAGGATTCTGCAAAAATCAGGTATATCAGAAGCTTTCCAAAGAAAAACCTTCAAGAACTATGATACCAACAAAAAGCCTTTGATTATTATAAATGCTAAAAAAATGGCTATGGAGTATGTAGCTGCCTTCCAGAAAATCAGTCAACAGAAAAATAATAGCATAGCTTTTTTTGGACAAGTAGGAGCAGCTAAAACTCATTTAAGTATTGCCATTGCTAATGAGTTGATGCGCAGAAACATTGGTGTGCTCTATATGCAGTATAGAGAAATTATTACCCATTTGAAACAATGCATCATTGATGAAGAGTATTATCAAAGGGAAATCAGTAAATATAAGACTTGTAGCGTCCTGATGATAGATGATTTATTTAAGGGGCTCCTTAAAAAGAACAAGGTAAATGATACAGATATTAATATTATGTTTGAAATTATTAACTACAGATACTTAAAAGGTTTGCCAGTGATAGTATCTAGCGAATATGCCGTTGATAAGCTTTTAGAATTTGATGAAGCAGTTGGCAGTAGAATTATAGAAATGTCTAGGGGTAAGATTGTGGAATTTGAAGGGATTGAACTAAATCATAGGTTAGTAATTTAG
- a CDS encoding DnaD domain-containing protein, translating to MMKEAYYFSHDSNARKENNIIYEEEEKKLVPNEDKKGLVDDNFKRIVHAFNQNIHPISPMEAEKLSGWLNQMSADVIIKAIEEAVDYNARSMKQINTVLKDWYSKGLDTLDAVEAHIRDRADKNKNRGDYSSGSSNGKNGKTIEFDKAKFLYQGGSG from the coding sequence AAGAAAATAATATTATTTATGAAGAAGAAGAAAAGAAGCTGGTACCCAACGAAGATAAAAAAGGTTTGGTAGATGATAATTTCAAAAGAATAGTGCACGCCTTCAACCAAAATATTCACCCCATTAGTCCTATGGAAGCAGAAAAACTTAGTGGTTGGCTTAATCAAATGTCAGCTGATGTAATTATTAAAGCCATCGAAGAAGCAGTTGATTATAACGCTAGGAGCATGAAGCAGATTAATACTGTCTTAAAGGATTGGTATTCCAAAGGTCTAGACACTTTAGATGCAGTTGAAGCCCACATAAGAGACAGGGCAGATAAGAATAAAAATAGGGGGGATTATTCAAGTGGAAGCTCTAATGGCAAAAATGGAAAAACGATTGAATTTGATAAGGCAAAATTCCTTTACCAAGGAGGAAGTGGCTGA